The Bacteroidota bacterium genome window below encodes:
- a CDS encoding ribonuclease HII, whose product MLLTYTKAKGVIAGCDEAGRGCLAGPVVAAAVILPQDFYHPMLNDSKQVNKANRNALRSYIEDHALAYAVGMADINEIDKINILNASILAMHRALDQLSVKFNHIIVDGNRFKSYKKMTHECVIKGDNIYTSIAAASILAKTYRDEHVEKLHNQFPHYQWIKNKTYATAQHIAAIRQHGYCEHHRKSFHLKSKQLSLF is encoded by the coding sequence ATGTTGTTAACATATACCAAAGCAAAAGGAGTAATAGCAGGATGCGATGAAGCAGGACGTGGATGCCTTGCCGGACCGGTAGTTGCTGCCGCTGTCATATTGCCACAAGACTTTTATCACCCAATGCTTAACGATAGTAAGCAGGTGAATAAAGCCAACCGCAATGCACTGCGAAGTTATATAGAAGACCACGCCCTAGCCTATGCCGTAGGTATGGCTGACATTAATGAAATAGACAAAATAAATATCCTCAATGCATCGATACTTGCCATGCATCGGGCATTAGATCAACTTAGTGTTAAATTTAATCACATCATTGTAGATGGTAATCGGTTTAAATCTTACAAGAAAATGACTCATGAGTGTGTGATTAAAGGGGATAACATTTATACCAGCATTGCCGCAGCCAGCATACTTGCAAAAACGTATCGCGATGAACATGTAGAAAAACTACACAATCAATTTCCGCATTATCAATGGATAAAAAATAAAACTTACGCTACAGCCCAGCATATTGCAGCCATCAGGCAGCATGGCTATTGCGAGCATCACCGCAAATCATTTCATCTTAAGAGCAAACAACTGAGCTTATTTTAA
- the nuoF gene encoding NADH-quinone oxidoreductase subunit NuoF gives MGRQILLNNIHNPAITGIEGYTQFGGYTNLRKAFNMKPEEIVTEVQKSGLRGRGGAGFPTGMKWSFIAKPPGVPRYLVCNADESEPGTFKDRYLMQRKPHILIEGMIISSFALGANTSYIYIRGEMMHQFHILQKAIDEAYTEGYLGKNILGSGFDHDLHVHCGGGAYICGEETALIESLEGKRGNPRIKPPFPAVKGLWDCPTVVNNVETIAAVVPIIEMGGDEYAKIGIGKSTGTKLISASGHINKPGVYEIELGLPVEEFIYSDEYCGGIRNGKELKAVVAGGSSVPVLPKNLILNTANGDPRLMSYESLADGGFATGTMLGSGGFIVMDEDTSIVKNLWNFTRFYHHESCGQCSPCREGTGWMEKVLHKFIHGHATISDIDLLWDIQSKIEGKTICPLGEAAAWPVAAAIRHFRPEFEEYVRNHGKADVKHYYRLNNLVEA, from the coding sequence ATGGGTCGTCAGATATTGCTTAATAACATACATAATCCTGCCATTACCGGCATTGAAGGATACACACAATTTGGTGGCTACACCAACCTGCGCAAGGCTTTCAATATGAAACCGGAAGAAATAGTTACCGAGGTTCAAAAGTCAGGATTGCGCGGCCGTGGTGGTGCAGGTTTTCCTACCGGAATGAAATGGAGCTTTATAGCAAAGCCTCCGGGAGTGCCACGTTATCTTGTTTGTAATGCTGACGAAAGTGAACCCGGAACTTTTAAAGATCGCTATCTTATGCAGCGTAAGCCACATATCCTTATTGAGGGTATGATTATTTCGAGTTTTGCTCTGGGCGCCAACACTTCGTACATTTATATCCGGGGCGAAATGATGCATCAGTTTCATATTTTACAAAAGGCCATTGATGAAGCATATACAGAAGGTTACCTGGGAAAAAATATTTTGGGAAGCGGATTCGACCACGATTTGCATGTACATTGCGGTGGAGGGGCTTATATATGCGGAGAAGAAACTGCACTGATAGAATCGCTCGAAGGAAAGCGTGGCAATCCCCGTATTAAACCTCCTTTTCCTGCGGTAAAAGGATTATGGGACTGCCCCACCGTAGTAAATAATGTAGAAACCATTGCAGCGGTTGTACCTATAATAGAAATGGGAGGCGATGAGTATGCAAAAATCGGTATTGGCAAATCAACAGGTACAAAATTGATTTCGGCATCGGGGCATATAAACAAACCGGGAGTTTACGAAATTGAGTTAGGCTTGCCTGTAGAAGAATTTATTTATAGTGACGAGTATTGTGGTGGCATTCGCAATGGAAAAGAATTGAAAGCAGTTGTTGCCGGAGGTTCAAGCGTGCCCGTGCTGCCAAAAAATTTAATTTTAAATACAGCAAATGGAGATCCACGACTTATGTCCTACGAAAGTCTTGCTGATGGAGGTTTTGCAACAGGCACCATGCTTGGCTCGGGAGGATTTATCGTTATGGATGAAGACACAAGTATTGTAAAAAATCTCTGGAACTTCACACGCTTCTATCACCACGAAAGTTGCGGGCAATGTAGCCCTTGCCGCGAAGGCACAGGATGGATGGAAAAAGTGCTGCACAAATTTATTCATGGTCATGCAACTATTAGTGATATCGATTTGCTATGGGATATACAAAGCAAAATAGAAGGAAAAACTATTTGTCCACTTGGCGAAGCCGCAGCATGGCCCGTAGCAGCAGCTATCAGGCATTTCCGCCCTGAGTTTGAAGAGTATGTGCGCAATCATGGCAAGGCAGATGTAAAACACTATTATCGTTTGAATAATTTAGTAGAAGCATAA
- a CDS encoding DUF11 domain-containing protein: protein MSKCILILLLLKIIIHVAIHAHTPCGDYVFEESGGGYFFYNGTNNCTDCFTITKTADVTSINAYDTITYTITVTSNNGSTQLVVVSDSLPPNFTVWLPNPLPDTLIMAAQDSVTYTVQGYFAQTGNCHVGRIEVT, encoded by the coding sequence TTATTATACATGTAGCCATACATGCCCATACGCCCTGTGGCGACTACGTTTTTGAAGAAAGTGGAGGTGGCTACTTTTTTTATAACGGTACTAATAATTGCACCGATTGCTTTACTATTACTAAAACGGCTGATGTAACAAGTATTAATGCGTATGATACTATAACATATACCATTACTGTTACATCCAATAATGGTAGTACGCAGTTGGTGGTTGTCAGCGACTCCTTGCCTCCCAATTTTACAGTCTGGCTACCAAACCCCTTGCCTGATACCTTGATTATGGCAGCGCAGGATAGTGTAACATACACTGTGCAAGGATATTTTGCACAAACAGGCAATTGCCATGTTGGTCGTATCGAGGTAACGTAA
- a CDS encoding copper homeostasis protein CutC: MHLEICCYNFVSVRIAHQQAVDAIELCSNPAEGGCTPSLALIEKTVEHTKIPLGVMVRPRGGNFVYDANDKVIMLRDIEHIKKTGARFIVAGALTHENEIDIEFTKRLVETSYPLMFRFHRAIDVVPNYLRSMSMLIESGVTSVLTSGGEQNAILGLTNLKEAKHYFGHSMQLVVAGGVRSNNALTFLQAGMHYLHSGAGTVSLSDSSKLRFNSMVSENSNQYTLCDGEEIRAIKDLLIQ, encoded by the coding sequence ATGCATTTGGAAATTTGTTGTTACAATTTTGTATCGGTTCGTATTGCCCATCAGCAGGCAGTAGATGCTATTGAACTTTGCAGCAATCCTGCCGAAGGCGGATGCACGCCATCACTTGCATTGATTGAGAAGACGGTAGAGCATACCAAAATACCGTTAGGAGTGATGGTAAGACCACGAGGTGGTAATTTTGTTTACGATGCCAACGATAAAGTGATAATGCTGCGCGATATTGAACACATAAAAAAAACAGGAGCCCGATTTATTGTAGCAGGTGCTTTAACGCACGAAAATGAAATTGACATTGAATTTACCAAACGCCTTGTTGAAACCAGTTACCCATTGATGTTTCGGTTTCATCGTGCCATTGATGTTGTTCCAAATTACTTGCGAAGCATGAGTATGTTGATAGAAAGTGGAGTGACCAGCGTGCTTACAAGTGGAGGCGAACAAAATGCAATACTTGGTTTAACAAATTTGAAAGAGGCCAAGCACTACTTTGGCCATAGCATGCAACTGGTAGTGGCAGGAGGTGTACGCAGCAACAATGCCTTAACCTTTTTACAAGCAGGTATGCATTACCTGCATAGTGGCGCAGGTACAGTAAGCCTAAGTGATTCAAGTAAGTTGAGGTTTAACTCCATGGTGAGTGAGAATAGCAATCAATACACGCTATGTGATGGAGAAGAGATAAGGGCAATAAAAGATTTGCTTATTCAATAA
- a CDS encoding DNA alkylation repair protein translates to MNTKKQIDDIIIRLQKASTPEGIAAFKKFIPGEVTPIGVRMPVINQLAKELNTQLKSDKEDALALAEQLCLTTYPETQILAAKILEKAGKKNPALTLKIVEQFSGSINNWAVCDAFGMQACKGIVKTHFDEITKLSGRLIVSENLWQRRLAIVLMEYYTREKEKHPAIKELLLKVKGDKEYYVKKAVVWIERNFEKGK, encoded by the coding sequence ATGAATACGAAAAAACAAATTGACGATATCATTATCCGCTTACAGAAAGCAAGCACACCGGAAGGGATTGCAGCGTTTAAAAAATTTATTCCTGGCGAAGTAACACCAATAGGTGTGCGCATGCCTGTAATAAATCAACTAGCCAAGGAGTTAAATACACAATTAAAATCAGACAAGGAAGATGCCCTTGCTTTGGCTGAGCAATTATGTCTTACTACTTATCCCGAAACACAAATACTTGCGGCCAAGATTCTTGAAAAAGCCGGAAAAAAAAATCCTGCACTTACTTTAAAAATAGTTGAACAATTTTCGGGTAGTATAAATAATTGGGCGGTGTGCGATGCCTTTGGCATGCAGGCTTGCAAGGGAATTGTAAAAACACATTTTGATGAAATAACAAAATTGTCAGGAAGATTAATTGTTTCAGAAAATTTATGGCAACGCAGGCTTGCCATTGTTTTGATGGAATACTATACCAGAGAAAAAGAAAAGCATCCTGCCATAAAAGAACTATTGCTTAAAGTAAAAGGTGATAAGGAGTACTATGTAAAAAAAGCAGTGGTATGGATTGAACGCAACTTCGAAAAAGGGAAATAA
- a CDS encoding DUF3078 domain-containing protein: MMKLPLILFVLVLFLSNLGYSQTDSTMLAPKKDPTKIWNKGGVGGVQFVQAAYSNWSAGGENSLAVTGLLNLYANYEKKKATWDNYMDVAYGFIRTSQFGVRKNDDRMEINSSFGYREKQTNWYYTVMVNGLSQFDRGYNFPDDSTRISNFAAPAFVKIAMGIEHKPNKNLRLLLAPITGKSTIVTDTMVNEIDFGLDEGKRWRNEYGAYLKFYYRKEIFKNIIFTNKTDLFSNYAEDPQNIDITTQIQLTFNVNKYMSAGLTLDMIYDDNIAVAVFDEVNGVREQIGEGPRMQLKEVITLRLAAKF; encoded by the coding sequence ATGATGAAACTACCTTTAATTCTTTTTGTATTAGTTTTATTTTTATCCAACCTTGGCTATAGTCAAACCGATAGCACTATGCTTGCACCAAAGAAGGATCCAACCAAAATTTGGAATAAGGGTGGAGTAGGTGGAGTGCAGTTTGTACAAGCAGCATACAGTAATTGGAGTGCCGGAGGCGAAAACTCCCTGGCCGTAACCGGATTACTGAATTTGTATGCCAATTATGAAAAGAAAAAGGCTACCTGGGATAATTACATGGATGTGGCGTATGGATTTATCAGAACCTCACAATTTGGAGTTCGTAAAAATGATGACCGCATGGAGATTAACTCATCGTTCGGTTATCGCGAAAAACAAACCAATTGGTATTACACCGTTATGGTAAATGGACTTTCGCAATTTGACAGGGGTTACAATTTTCCTGATGATAGTACAAGAATTTCGAATTTTGCAGCGCCTGCTTTTGTAAAAATTGCCATGGGGATAGAACATAAACCCAATAAAAACCTGCGATTGCTTTTGGCCCCCATTACCGGCAAATCAACCATTGTGACCGATACCATGGTAAACGAGATTGATTTTGGTCTTGATGAAGGAAAACGTTGGCGAAATGAGTATGGGGCTTATCTTAAATTTTATTATCGAAAAGAAATTTTTAAGAATATCATCTTTACAAACAAGACTGACCTCTTTAGTAATTATGCCGAAGACCCACAAAACATAGATATTACTACGCAAATTCAACTTACTTTTAATGTAAACAAATACATGAGTGCCGGGTTGACATTAGATATGATCTATGACGATAACATTGCTGTGGCTGTATTTGATGAAGTGAATGGTGTGCGCGAACAAATAGGAGAGGGGCCTCGCATGCAGCTTAAAGAGGTAATTACTCTTCGCCTTGCTGCTAAGTTTTAA
- a CDS encoding TonB-dependent receptor, whose translation MKKIILMLFACITSIVLYAQSVVTVVVNDATNRQPMPGVTVMVKGTTNGAATDVSGTAKVTCNGTDLLEVRFLGYQTQTIPVNNRSTILVALATESKLIGDVVIVGSRRPGRIKTETPVPVDIINVSAVSLPTGRMDLTSLLNNAAPSLNYNKQSGSDGADHIDLATLRGLGPDQTLVLINGKRRHQTAFVSVFGTRGRGNSGTDMNAIPISSIDRVEILRDGAAAQYGSDAIAGVINIILKKNVKEFSGDVGYGFYYDDKFNPAFKPEYKEYVYENKADGNAVSFNGNYGVPVGKSGGLVNFSLSYINSKKTYRQNLGDTAKFETDKDVLPLNIYRRANGEGSLNAIGAMINSELPIKNTKTTVYLFGGYNAKNSEAYAFTRNWSARPERFPTDANGNLIFVEEIMQIAGDSEIYFNPLIQSKITDLSFAAGARGIVGKGWNWDISNNTGRNDFHFYGEKTFNASLGAAQTSFDDGGFNFLQNTTNLNFNKEIAGVLQGFGLAAGAEFRLEQYNLYAGEEASYKNYNPDKATGAQGFPGYQPSDEVNASRSTIGAYVDAELDITKKFLVTGAIRLENYSDFGLALGGKLSTRYKFTDNFTLRASASNGFRAPSLQQINFSSTFTTVQGGQIAEVKIAPNYSKIAKAAGIPELTQELSTNVSGGFTFSPIKNLNITVDGYMVKIKDRVVLSGQFDASDTTLNPELTSIMNDAKVSLAQFFANAVNTTNTGLDFIIDYKWVTDIHTLRTTFAGNVQKMTIDQINVPERLNDTKEHRSTFLSEREQSFILASAPPVKFNFSLEYGYKKVSAGIRLNYFGEITTLGYGEDGLGINPQVPTDADETVYVDDKYVYGAKLVPDLFLSYKFIKGANLILGVDNFMNVHPDLGAVSAARWWAFNNESAGPFDAVQMGMNGRRIYARLGFNF comes from the coding sequence ATGAAGAAAATTATCCTAATGCTATTCGCATGCATTACATCTATTGTATTGTATGCACAATCGGTTGTAACAGTAGTAGTTAATGATGCTACAAACCGGCAACCTATGCCGGGAGTAACGGTCATGGTAAAAGGCACTACCAATGGTGCGGCAACAGATGTAAGCGGCACGGCAAAAGTAACTTGTAATGGTACCGACTTGCTGGAAGTGCGTTTTCTGGGCTATCAAACGCAAACCATACCGGTAAATAACCGCAGTACCATACTTGTAGCACTAGCAACCGAAAGCAAACTAATTGGCGATGTAGTTATAGTTGGTAGCCGCAGGCCCGGTCGTATTAAGACCGAAACTCCGGTACCGGTAGATATAATAAATGTTAGTGCTGTTAGTTTACCAACAGGCCGTATGGATCTTACCTCGCTTCTGAACAATGCTGCCCCATCGCTCAACTATAATAAACAAAGTGGTTCGGATGGTGCCGATCATATTGACCTTGCAACCCTTCGTGGCTTAGGCCCCGACCAAACGCTTGTTTTAATAAATGGTAAACGCAGACACCAAACTGCTTTTGTAAGTGTGTTTGGTACACGTGGCAGAGGAAACTCAGGTACAGATATGAATGCCATTCCAATTAGCAGCATTGACCGTGTAGAAATATTACGTGATGGTGCGGCCGCACAATATGGGTCGGATGCCATAGCAGGAGTAATTAATATTATTTTGAAAAAGAACGTAAAAGAATTTAGTGGCGATGTAGGTTATGGTTTTTATTACGATGATAAATTTAATCCGGCCTTTAAACCAGAGTACAAAGAATATGTGTACGAAAATAAGGCCGATGGAAATGCGGTTTCATTTAATGGAAATTATGGGGTGCCTGTTGGAAAAAGCGGAGGCCTTGTCAATTTTTCTTTAAGTTACATCAATAGCAAAAAAACATATCGTCAAAACCTGGGCGATACCGCCAAATTTGAAACCGATAAAGATGTATTACCCTTAAACATTTATCGCAGAGCAAATGGCGAAGGGTCGCTCAATGCCATTGGTGCAATGATAAACAGCGAACTTCCAATAAAGAATACCAAAACAACCGTTTATTTATTTGGTGGTTATAATGCAAAAAATTCGGAGGCCTACGCCTTTACTCGTAACTGGAGTGCGCGCCCCGAACGATTCCCTACTGATGCTAATGGTAACTTGATTTTTGTAGAAGAAATTATGCAAATAGCAGGTGATAGCGAAATTTATTTTAACCCGCTTATTCAAAGTAAAATAACTGATCTGTCATTTGCAGCTGGAGCGCGCGGTATAGTTGGTAAAGGGTGGAATTGGGATATCAGCAATAACACAGGCCGTAACGATTTCCATTTCTATGGTGAAAAGACTTTTAATGCATCGCTGGGCGCTGCTCAAACAAGTTTTGATGATGGTGGATTTAACTTCCTGCAAAATACTACCAATCTGAATTTTAATAAAGAGATAGCAGGCGTGTTACAAGGTTTTGGTCTTGCAGCAGGTGCCGAGTTCAGGTTAGAGCAATACAATCTGTATGCTGGCGAAGAAGCCTCATACAAAAACTATAATCCCGACAAAGCGACAGGTGCACAAGGCTTTCCGGGCTATCAGCCTTCGGATGAAGTAAATGCAAGCCGCAGCACTATTGGTGCTTACGTAGATGCAGAATTAGACATCACCAAAAAATTTCTTGTAACTGGTGCCATTCGATTAGAAAACTATAGCGACTTTGGTCTAGCACTTGGCGGAAAACTTAGTACCCGCTATAAGTTTACAGACAACTTCACGTTGCGTGCGTCAGCAAGCAATGGTTTCCGCGCACCATCCTTACAGCAAATTAATTTCAGCTCTACCTTTACTACCGTGCAGGGTGGTCAGATAGCCGAAGTAAAAATTGCACCCAACTATAGCAAAATTGCAAAAGCTGCAGGTATACCAGAACTAACGCAGGAGCTAAGTACCAACGTGAGTGGTGGGTTTACCTTTAGTCCTATTAAAAATCTGAATATTACTGTTGATGGATATATGGTAAAAATAAAAGACCGTGTTGTATTATCAGGACAATTTGATGCTTCGGATACAACACTTAACCCTGAACTTACCTCTATTATGAATGATGCTAAAGTTAGTCTTGCACAATTTTTTGCCAACGCTGTAAATACAACAAACACCGGACTCGATTTTATTATCGACTATAAGTGGGTTACCGATATTCATACCCTGCGCACTACGTTTGCAGGTAATGTTCAAAAAATGACCATCGATCAGATTAATGTACCCGAACGGTTGAATGATACGAAAGAACATCGCTCAACATTCTTAAGCGAGCGCGAGCAATCTTTTATACTTGCTTCTGCTCCTCCTGTTAAATTTAATTTTTCGCTTGAGTATGGATATAAAAAAGTGAGTGCCGGTATCCGCCTAAATTATTTTGGTGAAATTACCACACTTGGTTACGGTGAAGATGGCCTTGGTATTAACCCACAAGTTCCTACAGATGCTGATGAAACAGTATATGTTGACGACAAATATGTATACGGTGCCAAATTGGTACCCGATTTATTTCTTTCGTATAAATTTATTAAAGGTGCCAACCTGATTTTAGGAGTTGACAATTTCATGAATGTACATCCTGATCTTGGCGCAGTAAGTGCAGCGCGTTGGTGGGCTTTCAACAATGAATCGGCAGGTCCTTTTGATGCAGTACAAATGGGAATGAACGGCCGCAGAATATATGCACGTCTTGGTTTTAATTTTTAA
- a CDS encoding T9SS type A sorting domain-containing protein, with amino-acid sequence MYPNPNYGSFNIGYKAIATSYLLKVIDVNGKVVHQQNLPSWSNEQSISLRNIAKGIYLLRIENNGKTVSRKFVVMDN; translated from the coding sequence ATTTATCCAAATCCTAACTATGGAAGTTTTAATATTGGTTATAAAGCAATTGCAACTTCTTATTTGCTCAAAGTAATTGATGTAAATGGAAAAGTTGTGCATCAGCAAAATTTACCGTCTTGGAGTAATGAGCAAAGTATAAGTTTGAGGAACATTGCAAAGGGTATTTATTTACTTAGAATTGAAAACAATGGCAAAACCGTGAGCAGAAAATTTGTAGTGATGGATAATTAA
- a CDS encoding oligosaccharide flippase family protein — translation MQAKFIKNIFLLVIINLLVKPFGILVIEPGVQNTVGATAYGLYNALFSFTLVFNILLDVGINNFNNRTIAQQSNLLGAHFPGIVALRLVLAIVYVLVLVAAALVIGYLPAYWMLLMVLAFNQVLAAFLLFIRSNISALQFYKTDSFFSIFDRVILIAITGWMLLYRKPEFKIEWYVLAQTVAYSISLITAFIILAQHTKSIFPKWEGQFSASILRQSFPYAFLILLMILYSRVDVIMLERMLPDGALQSGIYAQAFRLLDACNMIGYLFAGLLLPMFARMIQLNEPVEQLARLSFNLIMVPALTIIVISFFFSKEIMDTLYIAHTDESSAILGLVMIGFGCFASNYIFGTLLTAKGDLSLLNKTAISGVCINIALNIVLIPSYKVNGAAIASAITQVVMSVLQLLIAHRQFKFNYNWNQFARILAFVICLIAATWLFTQVSTGWIIKVTGTVCVSLLLAMMLQLINLTALKNLLLSKE, via the coding sequence ATGCAGGCAAAGTTTATAAAGAATATTTTTCTGTTGGTCATAATCAATTTATTGGTAAAGCCATTTGGAATTCTTGTAATTGAGCCTGGCGTGCAAAATACCGTGGGGGCTACAGCTTATGGTTTGTACAATGCACTTTTCAGTTTTACTCTTGTATTTAATATTCTGCTCGATGTGGGTATTAATAATTTTAATAACCGCACCATTGCACAACAAAGTAATTTACTTGGTGCACATTTTCCGGGTATTGTAGCATTGCGTTTAGTTCTTGCTATTGTTTATGTACTAGTGCTGGTAGCAGCTGCTTTGGTCATTGGCTACTTGCCCGCTTATTGGATGTTGCTTATGGTTCTTGCTTTCAATCAGGTGCTAGCGGCATTTTTATTATTTATCCGTTCCAATATATCGGCCTTGCAGTTTTATAAAACCGATTCATTTTTTTCTATATTCGATCGGGTAATTCTTATTGCTATAACCGGATGGATGCTGTTGTATCGCAAACCGGAATTTAAAATTGAATGGTATGTGCTGGCGCAAACAGTAGCATACAGTATATCCCTTATTACTGCATTCATAATTTTAGCGCAGCATACCAAATCTATATTTCCAAAATGGGAGGGACAATTTAGTGCAAGCATATTGCGTCAGAGTTTTCCATACGCATTCCTCATTTTACTAATGATATTGTACAGCCGTGTAGATGTAATTATGCTTGAGCGCATGTTGCCCGATGGAGCTTTACAAAGCGGCATCTATGCGCAAGCGTTTCGCTTGCTCGATGCCTGCAATATGATTGGCTACCTCTTTGCCGGATTATTGCTGCCTATGTTCGCACGTATGATCCAACTCAATGAACCGGTTGAGCAATTGGCGCGACTCTCGTTCAACCTCATTATGGTGCCTGCACTTACTATTATTGTAATAAGTTTTTTCTTTTCGAAAGAAATAATGGATACCCTATACATTGCGCATACAGATGAGTCGAGCGCCATACTTGGGTTGGTAATGATAGGCTTTGGTTGCTTTGCTTCCAATTATATTTTTGGAACATTGCTTACTGCCAAGGGTGACCTAAGCCTGCTTAACAAAACCGCCATAAGCGGAGTTTGTATAAACATTGCGCTCAACATCGTATTAATTCCAAGCTACAAAGTAAATGGTGCTGCTATTGCTTCTGCTATTACACAGGTGGTGATGAGCGTGCTTCAGTTACTTATAGCTCACCGCCAATTTAAGTTTAATTATAACTGGAATCAGTTTGCCCGAATTTTAGCTTTTGTAATTTGCCTGATAGCAGCCACATGGCTATTTACTCAAGTGAGCACCGGGTGGATTATTAAAGTAACGGGTACCGTATGCGTTTCTCTTTTATTAGCAATGATGTTGCAGTTGATTAATTTAACTGCTCTCAAAAATCTATTATTATCTAAAGAATAA
- a CDS encoding YdeI/OmpD-associated family protein has translation MGKRTVTFDNYISKSEVFARPILTYLRDVMHDSCPEIEEKSKWGMPFFVYKNDNLCHMASFKKHCALGFWKAPLFSKNKLPQVDDNDKAMGQFGKISSINELPSKKVLQAFIKESIEIIDKGIKPPPKPKVTKAELPLHLDFLKALSKTKKALQVFHDFSLSHRNEYAGWINEAKTEATRNKRIEQAIEWLNEGKGKNWKYERK, from the coding sequence ATGGGAAAAAGAACTGTAACTTTTGATAATTATATAAGTAAGTCAGAGGTATTTGCCCGCCCAATACTTACTTACCTGCGCGATGTAATGCATGATAGCTGCCCTGAAATTGAAGAAAAGTCGAAGTGGGGTATGCCATTTTTTGTTTATAAGAATGACAACCTTTGTCACATGGCATCGTTTAAAAAGCACTGTGCCTTGGGATTTTGGAAAGCACCCCTGTTTAGTAAAAATAAGTTGCCTCAAGTAGATGACAACGACAAAGCCATGGGACAGTTCGGAAAAATTAGCAGCATCAATGAGTTGCCATCTAAAAAGGTACTACAAGCATTTATTAAAGAATCTATTGAGATTATTGATAAGGGAATAAAGCCACCACCCAAACCTAAAGTTACAAAGGCAGAACTGCCTTTGCATCTTGATTTTTTGAAAGCACTATCAAAAACAAAAAAAGCATTGCAAGTGTTTCATGATTTCAGCCTCTCGCATCGCAATGAATATGCCGGTTGGATAAACGAAGCTAAGACCGAAGCCACTCGCAACAAGCGAATTGAACAAGCCATAGAATGGCTTAACGAAGGGAAAGGAAAAAACTGGAAATATGAGCGTAAATAA